The following proteins are encoded in a genomic region of Bombus pyrosoma isolate SC7728 linkage group LG1, ASM1482585v1, whole genome shotgun sequence:
- the LOC122569194 gene encoding neutral alpha-glucosidase AB isoform X1, giving the protein MFFPLLFSNKTLGLLFLLVCSFLLIDAVNRDVFKTCEQSSFCRRCRKVEPGKTPYQLLTNTLTQNESSISIDLFNKDTRVLYILQLTALKDNTFRLHINEKNPLRDRYEPEYALQDQPQESKLNLIEKTTDHITITSGENKVILYTSPFRVDLYSQNILVVSANARGLMRFEHHRTKPNRKPEQEENADNAENAEINGNGDAPGDGADDDPGAWEESFKTHHDSKPFGPEAIALDFSFPGAEHAYGVPEHADSFALKSTKQADPYRLYNLDVFEYEVNERMSIYGAIPVLYAHGKERTTGIFWHNAAETWVDILSSADNNVVESIVNFVSRSAKKSQVDAHFMSEAGVIDVFFMLGPKPLDVFKQYTTLTGTAPLPQMFTLGYHQSRWNYNDQDDVIQVAENFDTHDLPLDVMWLDIEYTDSKKYFTWDGRKFPNPIEMVHNLTAKGRKLVVIIDPHIKRDPGYFLHNDATKMGYYIKTRDGKDYEGWCWPGSSSYLDFFDPAVREYYISQYSLDKFHGTTNDVYIWNDMNEPSVFNGPEVTMPKDVIHYGGWEHRSVHNINGLLLSMATYEALFRRSEGSLRPFTLVRSFFAGSQRYTAMWTGDNTGDWDHLRVSYPMCLSLAVSGMSFCGADIAGFFKNPDSELFIRWNQAGAWLPFYRQHSHIETKRREPWLFNEETLQIVKEAFRMRYSYLPLWYTLFREHEVNGTPVVRPLWAHYPSETETYAIDDEILIGDSILVRPVFQPSVTDVNVYFPGEGTVIWYDVDTMQPYYQPGLVNIPVTLHKIPVFQRGGSIVPRKMRIRRSTVAMKNDPYTLIVTTDSAGKANGTLYIDDEASFEYRHGKYLYLRLNFERNKLTSTFIDKLSSYQTESWLERVDIANPPKGVKSAILNSRSMAKVNLETKYNPNNNVLTVRKPGVNMGEEWSIELIH; this is encoded by the exons atgttCTTTCCGCTATTGTTCAGCAATAAAAC aTTGGGATTACTATTTCTATTAGTCTGTTCTTTCCTCCTTATCGATGCAGTTAATAGAGATGTATTTAAAACATGCGAACAGAGTAGCTTTTGCAG aCGTTGCAGAAAAGTTGAGCCTGGAAAAACACCATATCAACTTTTAACAAATACTTTAACTCAAAATGAATCCAGTATAAGTATAGACTTGTTTAATAAGGATACAAGAGTTCTTTATATATTGCAATTAACTGCATTAAAGGATAACACATTTAGACTCCATATCAATGAAAAAAATCCATTACGTGACAGATATGAGCCAGAATATGCTCTTCAGGATCAACCACAagaatctaaattaaatttaattgaaaaaactACAGATCATATAACTATAACAAGCGGAGAAaacaaagttattttatatactagTCCATTTAGAGTGGATTTATACTCTCAGAATATATTGGTTGTGTCTGCAAATGCAAGAGGTCTTATGAGATTTGAACATCATCGTACAAAACCTAA CAGGAAACCggaacaagaagaaaatgctGATAATGCTGAAAATGCTGAAATAAATGGCAATGGTGATGCTCCAGGTGATGGAGCAGATGATGATCCAGGTGCTTGGGAGGAAAGTTTTAAAACTCATCATGACTCAAAACCTTTTGGCCCAGAAGCAATTGCTTTGGACTTCAGCTTTCCTGGTGCTGAACACGCATATGGTGTACCAGAACATGCAGATTCCTTTGCTCTAAAATCTACAAAACAGGCTGATCCTTACAGATTATACAATTTAGATGTATTTGAATATGAAGTCAATGAAAGAATGTCAATTTATGGAGCAATACCTGTTCTCTATGCTCATGGTAAAGAAAGAACAACTGGTATCTTCTGGCATAATGCTGCAGAAACGTGGGTCGATATTTTATCAAGTGCAGACAATAATGTTGTAGAAAGTATTGTAAACTTTGTATCTCGATCTGCTAAAAAATCACAAGTGGATGCTCATTTCATGTCAGAAGCTGGTGTAATAGATGTGTTCTTTATGTTAGGTCCTAAGCCTCTGGATGTATTTAAACAGTACACAACTTTAACGGGCACAGCACCATTACCTCAAATGTTTACCTTAGGCTATCATCAAAGTCGTTGGAATTACAACGATCAAGATGATGTTATACAAGTAGCAGAAAATTTTGATACACATGATTTACCTTTGGATGTTATGTGGCTCGATATCGAGTACACCgacagtaaaaaatattttacttggGACGGgcgaaaatttccaaatcctATTGAAATGGTGCATAATTTAACCGCAAAAGGTAGAAAATTGGTTGTAATTATTGATCCGCATATTAAACGTGACCCTGGTTACTTTCTGCATAATGATGCCACAAAAATGGgttattacattaaaacaaGAGATGGAAAAGACTACGAGGGTTGGTGTTGGCCAGGATCATCCTCGTATTTAGACTTTTTCGATCCAGCGGTACGAGAATATTATATCAGTCAATATAGTTTAGATAAATTCCATGGTACCACTAATGATGTGTACATCTGGAATGATATGAACGAACCAAGCGTATTTAATGGTCCCGAAGTGACTATGCCTAAAGATGTAATCCATTATGGTGGTTGGGAGCATAGAAGTGTTCACAATATTAATGGACTTCTTTTGTCTATGGCTACATATGAAGCTTTATTTAGAAGATCAGAAGGCTCACTACGGCCATTTACACTTGTGAGATCTTTCTTCGCTGGTtcacaacgttatacagctATGTGGACTGGCGATAATACAGGCGATTGGGATCACTTACGTGTAAGTTATCCAATGTGCCTCTCTTTAGCCGTTTCTGGAATGTCATTCTGTGGAGCAGATATTGCTGGTTTCTTCAAAAATCCAGACTCTGAACTGTTCATTAGATGGAATCAAGCTGGTGCCTGGCTTCCTTTTTATCGTCAGCATTCTCATATTGAAACTAAACGGCGCGAACCTTGGTTATTTAACGAAGAAACTCTTCAAATTGTCAAAGAGGCTTTCAGAATGAGATATTCATATCTACCATTATGGTATACACTTTTCCGAGAACATGAAGTAAATGGCACTCCGGTAGTACGACCTTTATGGGCTCATTATCCAAGTGAAACTGAGACATATGCTATTgatgatgaaatattaattggcGATTCTATACTTGTACGCCCGGTCTTTCAACCATCAGTTACAGATGTTAACGTATATTTCCCTGGAGAAGGCACAGTAATTTGGTATGACGTTGATACCATGCAACCATATTATCAGCCAGGCTTAGTTAATATTCCAGTGACTCTACATAAAATTCCGGTATTCCAAAGAGGCGGCTCTATCGTTCCACGTAAAATGAGAATTCGTCGTAGTACAGTAGCAATGAAAAATGATCCCTATACTTTGATAGTTACCACAGATTCTGCGGGTAAAGCTAATGGCACATTGTACATCGATGACGAAGCTAGCTTTGAATATCGTCATGgaaaatacttatatttaaGACTCAATTTTGAAAGGAATAAATTAACTTCTACATTTATCGACAAATTATCTTCATATCAGACAGAAAGCTGGTTGGAAAGGGTAGATATTGCAAATCCACCTAAAGGTGTTAAATCTGCTATATTAAATTCACGCA GTATGGCAAAGGTTAATTTGGAGACTAAATACAATCCAAACAATAATGTATTAACCGTGCGTAAGCCAGGTGTAAATATGGGAGAAGAATGGTCTATCGAACTGATCCATTAA